One window of the Rhipicephalus microplus isolate Deutch F79 chromosome 2, USDA_Rmic, whole genome shotgun sequence genome contains the following:
- the vtd gene encoding RAD21 cohesin complex component verthandi isoform X1, with the protein MFYAHFVLAKKGPLARIWLAAHWDKKLTKAHVFETNIESSVEGILQPKVKMALRTSGHLLLGIVRIYSRKAKYLLADCNEAFIKIKMAFRPGAVDLPEEGRQAALSTITLPEVFHDFEATMPDLSNIDMEAAVTLNQSRAEDITLKEDYGSLSLINDDNFGDMGFDDPEMAREATNIDEAFDQASLLLGGSMLGRPSEVPRGGPSSADNEAGASSSTTENSALAAMPVPGESMEAGRNAREGEADPFGTAAASTEAEAAEGAREGALLEGEPSGLFEPAGLFDDAPLGHVPLDTSGSDRDGPLGAPGPVPSGPDARPADESDDDDDMYDMGPPSMGAPSGPSSPGSSVGDARDLDGGATTSAAVGVAGPSSSSAMPGMDDGLLDQQQQEQAAMPPPPQPPSADSAPMGGVDVGPGEQTTLLNNEDESFALAPLDTTVVQGVEKARAKRKRKLIVDEVKNISGEEMKSQLSDTSDIVTTLDLAPPTKRLMHWKETGGVEKLFALPGRPILSKTLSRLYQRHLTTRAVENELAAGEEHLLQQLDDEQDNIGEQPQQMVQHDEHMQENSLGHHTKRRRLEEDLVVPHGAVNDQSAHHYDLGAPDFPHGGPPSHLGPPSVDHYAASMVPPLQHQEYQQPLPQTPLQDGWPTPADYTYAQPPHTPVPDYTAAYQMQQQQQQQAAMMAHHPMAAMHHPHHQQQLTPAPHLEEEHHQHHSLHHQAAAALFPTLQPDQLQSEYPVHPATPVPTPQSPPAAMMPPAAQMGPPPTPQMMPPHTPQMQHQQPAQEESPSMDQPLAPPSEFDALVASSSGLHGFGAPMESTSVEQHHLEEPEPQAEPQPEPHTSAEEQQHQQQQQQDQLAQLDDDDEDYGPPASVGPAEEQLADETYEQFEERILNKRTVHMLHMIRSPLEAGRQVRFSDVARGSNRKQVAQKFYTFLVLKKQQAVELRQESAFAELYIEKGPKFEQSLL; encoded by the exons ATGTTTTACGCACACTTTGTGTTGGCCAAGAAGGGCCCGCTGGCACGCATCTGGCTAGCGGCCCACTGGGACAAGAAGCTGACCAAGGCGCACGTCTTCGAGACCAACATTGAAAGCAGCGTCGAGGGCATCCTACAGCCCAAGGTGAAGATGGCGCTGCGGACGTCCGGCCACTTGCTGCTGGGCATCGTTCGCATCTACTCGCGCAAGGCCAAGTACCTGCTGGCCGACTGTAATGAAGCGTTCATCAAGATCAAGATGGCCTTCCGGCCGGGAGCAGTCGACCTACCTGAGGAGGGCAGGCAGGctgctctcagcaccatcacgTTGCCCGAGGTGTTCCACGACTTCGAGGCCACCATGCCCGACCTCAG CAACATTGACATGGAAGCGGCAGTGACGCTGAACCAAAGCCGCGCGGAAGACATCACACTCAAGGAGGACTATGGCTCTCTCAGTCTCATAAATGACGACAATTTTG GAGATATGGGCTTTGACGACCCCGAGATGGCCCGTGAGGCGACCAACATAGACGAGGCGTTTGACCAGGCCAGCCTTTTGCTGGGAGGGTCTATGCTGGGGCGTCCCTCTGAGGTCCCTCGTGGTGGCCCCTCTTCAGCCGACAATGAGGCCGGTGCGTCGTCTTCAACCACCGAGAACTCGGCTCTGGCAGCGATGCCGGTGCCTGGGGAGTCCATGGAGGCTGGAAGGAACGCTCGGGAAGGGGAAGCGGATCCGTTTGGAACTGCGGCTGCGTCGACCGAGGCCGAAGCTGCCGAGGGTGCCAGAGAAGGGGCACTGCTTG AGGGTGAACCAAGTGGCTTGTTCGAGCCAGCGGGGCTCTTCGATGATGCGCCGCTTGGACACGTTCCCCTGGACACCAGTGGGTCAGACCGGGACGGCCCCTTGGGGGCTCCGGGTCCCGTTCCATCTGGTCCTGATGCCCGGCCTGCTGACgagagtgatgatgatgatgacatgtatG ATATGGGTCCTCCGTCAATGGGTGCCCCGTCGGGGCCGTCCAGTCCTGGAAGTTCAGTAGGTGATGCCCGGGACCTCGATGGAGGCGCCACAACGTCGGCTGCTGTTGGAGTGGCCGGTCCGTCATCCTCTTCGGCGATGCCGGGCATGGACGATGGCCTGCTCGATCAGCAACAGCAAGAACAGGCTGCGATGCCCCCGCCTCCGCAGCCCCCTTCCGCAGACTCTGCTCCGATGGGTGGCGTCGACGTTGGGCCCGGAGAGCAGACCACTCTGCTCAACAATGAGGACGAGAGCTTTGCTCTAGCACCGTTGGACACCACCGTAGTGCAGG GTGTGGAAAAAGCCCGCGCCAAGCGGAAGCGGAAGCTGATTGTAGACGAGGTGAAGAACATCTCAGGCGAGGAGATGAAGTCCCAACTGTCGGACACGAGCGACATTGTGACCACGCTGGACCTGGCGCCACCCACTAAGCGGCTCATGCATTGGAAGGAGACCGGAGGAGTTGAGAAGCTGTTTGCACTGCCCGGCCGGCCGATCCTGTCCAAGACTCTGTCGCGTCTCTATCAACGGCATCTGACGACGCGTGCCGTTGAAAACGAGCTGGCTGCAGGGGAGGAGCATCTGTTGCAGCAGCTCGACGATGAGCAGGACAACATTGGCGAGCAGCCGCAGCAGATGGTGCAGCACGACGAACACATGCAGGAGAACAGCCTTG GCCACCACACTAAGCGGAGACGCCTGGAAGAGGACCTCGTGGTTCCCCATGGTGCGGTCAACGACCAGTCGGCCCACCACTACGATCTCGGCGCACCCGACTTTCCCCACGGCGGCCCTCCCAGTCACCTGGGGCCGCCTTCCGTGGACCACTATGCGGCGAGCATGGTCCCTCCGCTGCAGCACCAGGAGTACCAGCAGCCCCTGCCGCAGACGCCCCTGCAGGACGGCTGGCCCACACCCGCCGACTACACGTACGCCCAGCCGCCACACACGCCCGTGCCGGACTACACGGCGGCGTACCAgatgcagcagcagcaacagcagcaggcGGCCATGATGGCCCACCATCCAATGGCAGCCATGCAccaccctcaccaccaacagCAGCTGACGCCTGCACCGCACCTTGAAGAAGAGCACCATCAGCACCACTCCTTACATCACCAGGCAGCAGCGGCACTC TTCCCGACGCTTCAGCCAGACCAGCTGCAGTCTGAATACCCAGTTCACCCAGCAACACCTGTGCCGACACCACAGTCACCCCCAGCCGCCATGATGCCTCCTGCAGCCCAGATGGGCCCACCTCCAACACCGCAGATGATGCCTCCACACACGCCACAG ATGCAGCATCAGCAGCCAGCACAGGAGGAAAGTCCAAGCATGGACCAACCCCTAGCTCCGCCATCTGAATTTGACGCCCTGGTGGCGTCGAGTTCTGGGCTGCACGGTTTCGGGGCACCCATGGAGTCAACGTCAGTTGAGCAGCATCACTTAGAAGAACCAGAGCCCCAGGCAGAGCCGCAGCCAGAGCCCCACACGTCTGCTGaagagcagcagcaccagcagcagcaacagcaggacCAGTTGGCCCAGCTGGACGACGACGATGAGGACTACGGGCCTCCCGCGTCTGTCGGACCA GCCGAGGAACAGCTGGCCGACGAGACGTACGAGCAGTTCGAAGAGCGGATACTGAACAAGCGCACTGTGCACATGCTGCACATGATCCGGTCACCACTTGAGGCAGGTCGCCAAGTGCGCTTCAGTGATGTTGCACGAGGCAGCAATCGCAAGCAG GTTGCGCAGAAGTTCTACACCTTCCTGGTGCTGAAGAAGCAGCAGGCCGTCGAGCTGCGGCAAGAGAGCGCCTTCGCCGAGCTCTACATCGAGAAAGGACCCAAGTTCGAGCAGTCATTGCTCTAG
- the vtd gene encoding RAD21 cohesin complex component verthandi isoform X2: protein MFYAHFVLAKKGPLARIWLAAHWDKKLTKAHVFETNIESSVEGILQPKVKMALRTSGHLLLGIVRIYSRKAKYLLADCNEAFIKIKMAFRPGAVDLPEEGRQAALSTITLPEVFHDFEATMPDLSNIDMEAAVTLNQSRAEDITLKEDYGSLSLINDDNFDMGFDDPEMAREATNIDEAFDQASLLLGGSMLGRPSEVPRGGPSSADNEAGASSSTTENSALAAMPVPGESMEAGRNAREGEADPFGTAAASTEAEAAEGAREGALLEGEPSGLFEPAGLFDDAPLGHVPLDTSGSDRDGPLGAPGPVPSGPDARPADESDDDDDMYDMGPPSMGAPSGPSSPGSSVGDARDLDGGATTSAAVGVAGPSSSSAMPGMDDGLLDQQQQEQAAMPPPPQPPSADSAPMGGVDVGPGEQTTLLNNEDESFALAPLDTTVVQGVEKARAKRKRKLIVDEVKNISGEEMKSQLSDTSDIVTTLDLAPPTKRLMHWKETGGVEKLFALPGRPILSKTLSRLYQRHLTTRAVENELAAGEEHLLQQLDDEQDNIGEQPQQMVQHDEHMQENSLGHHTKRRRLEEDLVVPHGAVNDQSAHHYDLGAPDFPHGGPPSHLGPPSVDHYAASMVPPLQHQEYQQPLPQTPLQDGWPTPADYTYAQPPHTPVPDYTAAYQMQQQQQQQAAMMAHHPMAAMHHPHHQQQLTPAPHLEEEHHQHHSLHHQAAAALFPTLQPDQLQSEYPVHPATPVPTPQSPPAAMMPPAAQMGPPPTPQMMPPHTPQMQHQQPAQEESPSMDQPLAPPSEFDALVASSSGLHGFGAPMESTSVEQHHLEEPEPQAEPQPEPHTSAEEQQHQQQQQQDQLAQLDDDDEDYGPPASVGPAEEQLADETYEQFEERILNKRTVHMLHMIRSPLEAGRQVRFSDVARGSNRKQVAQKFYTFLVLKKQQAVELRQESAFAELYIEKGPKFEQSLL from the exons ATGTTTTACGCACACTTTGTGTTGGCCAAGAAGGGCCCGCTGGCACGCATCTGGCTAGCGGCCCACTGGGACAAGAAGCTGACCAAGGCGCACGTCTTCGAGACCAACATTGAAAGCAGCGTCGAGGGCATCCTACAGCCCAAGGTGAAGATGGCGCTGCGGACGTCCGGCCACTTGCTGCTGGGCATCGTTCGCATCTACTCGCGCAAGGCCAAGTACCTGCTGGCCGACTGTAATGAAGCGTTCATCAAGATCAAGATGGCCTTCCGGCCGGGAGCAGTCGACCTACCTGAGGAGGGCAGGCAGGctgctctcagcaccatcacgTTGCCCGAGGTGTTCCACGACTTCGAGGCCACCATGCCCGACCTCAG CAACATTGACATGGAAGCGGCAGTGACGCTGAACCAAAGCCGCGCGGAAGACATCACACTCAAGGAGGACTATGGCTCTCTCAGTCTCATAAATGACGACAATTTTG ATATGGGCTTTGACGACCCCGAGATGGCCCGTGAGGCGACCAACATAGACGAGGCGTTTGACCAGGCCAGCCTTTTGCTGGGAGGGTCTATGCTGGGGCGTCCCTCTGAGGTCCCTCGTGGTGGCCCCTCTTCAGCCGACAATGAGGCCGGTGCGTCGTCTTCAACCACCGAGAACTCGGCTCTGGCAGCGATGCCGGTGCCTGGGGAGTCCATGGAGGCTGGAAGGAACGCTCGGGAAGGGGAAGCGGATCCGTTTGGAACTGCGGCTGCGTCGACCGAGGCCGAAGCTGCCGAGGGTGCCAGAGAAGGGGCACTGCTTG AGGGTGAACCAAGTGGCTTGTTCGAGCCAGCGGGGCTCTTCGATGATGCGCCGCTTGGACACGTTCCCCTGGACACCAGTGGGTCAGACCGGGACGGCCCCTTGGGGGCTCCGGGTCCCGTTCCATCTGGTCCTGATGCCCGGCCTGCTGACgagagtgatgatgatgatgacatgtatG ATATGGGTCCTCCGTCAATGGGTGCCCCGTCGGGGCCGTCCAGTCCTGGAAGTTCAGTAGGTGATGCCCGGGACCTCGATGGAGGCGCCACAACGTCGGCTGCTGTTGGAGTGGCCGGTCCGTCATCCTCTTCGGCGATGCCGGGCATGGACGATGGCCTGCTCGATCAGCAACAGCAAGAACAGGCTGCGATGCCCCCGCCTCCGCAGCCCCCTTCCGCAGACTCTGCTCCGATGGGTGGCGTCGACGTTGGGCCCGGAGAGCAGACCACTCTGCTCAACAATGAGGACGAGAGCTTTGCTCTAGCACCGTTGGACACCACCGTAGTGCAGG GTGTGGAAAAAGCCCGCGCCAAGCGGAAGCGGAAGCTGATTGTAGACGAGGTGAAGAACATCTCAGGCGAGGAGATGAAGTCCCAACTGTCGGACACGAGCGACATTGTGACCACGCTGGACCTGGCGCCACCCACTAAGCGGCTCATGCATTGGAAGGAGACCGGAGGAGTTGAGAAGCTGTTTGCACTGCCCGGCCGGCCGATCCTGTCCAAGACTCTGTCGCGTCTCTATCAACGGCATCTGACGACGCGTGCCGTTGAAAACGAGCTGGCTGCAGGGGAGGAGCATCTGTTGCAGCAGCTCGACGATGAGCAGGACAACATTGGCGAGCAGCCGCAGCAGATGGTGCAGCACGACGAACACATGCAGGAGAACAGCCTTG GCCACCACACTAAGCGGAGACGCCTGGAAGAGGACCTCGTGGTTCCCCATGGTGCGGTCAACGACCAGTCGGCCCACCACTACGATCTCGGCGCACCCGACTTTCCCCACGGCGGCCCTCCCAGTCACCTGGGGCCGCCTTCCGTGGACCACTATGCGGCGAGCATGGTCCCTCCGCTGCAGCACCAGGAGTACCAGCAGCCCCTGCCGCAGACGCCCCTGCAGGACGGCTGGCCCACACCCGCCGACTACACGTACGCCCAGCCGCCACACACGCCCGTGCCGGACTACACGGCGGCGTACCAgatgcagcagcagcaacagcagcaggcGGCCATGATGGCCCACCATCCAATGGCAGCCATGCAccaccctcaccaccaacagCAGCTGACGCCTGCACCGCACCTTGAAGAAGAGCACCATCAGCACCACTCCTTACATCACCAGGCAGCAGCGGCACTC TTCCCGACGCTTCAGCCAGACCAGCTGCAGTCTGAATACCCAGTTCACCCAGCAACACCTGTGCCGACACCACAGTCACCCCCAGCCGCCATGATGCCTCCTGCAGCCCAGATGGGCCCACCTCCAACACCGCAGATGATGCCTCCACACACGCCACAG ATGCAGCATCAGCAGCCAGCACAGGAGGAAAGTCCAAGCATGGACCAACCCCTAGCTCCGCCATCTGAATTTGACGCCCTGGTGGCGTCGAGTTCTGGGCTGCACGGTTTCGGGGCACCCATGGAGTCAACGTCAGTTGAGCAGCATCACTTAGAAGAACCAGAGCCCCAGGCAGAGCCGCAGCCAGAGCCCCACACGTCTGCTGaagagcagcagcaccagcagcagcaacagcaggacCAGTTGGCCCAGCTGGACGACGACGATGAGGACTACGGGCCTCCCGCGTCTGTCGGACCA GCCGAGGAACAGCTGGCCGACGAGACGTACGAGCAGTTCGAAGAGCGGATACTGAACAAGCGCACTGTGCACATGCTGCACATGATCCGGTCACCACTTGAGGCAGGTCGCCAAGTGCGCTTCAGTGATGTTGCACGAGGCAGCAATCGCAAGCAG GTTGCGCAGAAGTTCTACACCTTCCTGGTGCTGAAGAAGCAGCAGGCCGTCGAGCTGCGGCAAGAGAGCGCCTTCGCCGAGCTCTACATCGAGAAAGGACCCAAGTTCGAGCAGTCATTGCTCTAG
- the LOC119170561 gene encoding pyrroline-5-carboxylate reductase 3 — protein sequence MATNGKVTKKIDNVGFIGAGNMAQCIIRGIKSAGVPAQNIWVSAPSLKNLDALKEEGYNTTQRNAEVPKKCSIVFLCVKPHLMDVVGGEIQPQLTTNHLVISVAAAVKISHLVAMLRVPCRVVRCMPNTCVTVGAGVCAISRGPGVDADDVALITNLLGSIGMCEEVSESIMDAVCGLSGSGPAYVCLAIQGMADGAVKMGMPRQLALKFAAQTIMGAGKMALDSGYHPEELKDNVCSPGGTTAYGLSALESRCVRAAFAEAVEAATRRAQELGHKVESKGTSSN from the exons ATGGCGACAAACGGAAAAGTTACAAAAAAGATCGACAATGTGGGATTTATAGGCGCCGGAAACATGGCCCAGTGCATCATAAGGGGCATCAAGAGCGCAG GTGTACCAGCCCAAAACATTTGGGTCAGTGCTCCATCCCTGAAGAACCTGGATGCGCTCAAG GAGGAGGGATACAACACAACGCAGCGAAACGCAGAGGTACCCAAGAAGTGTAGCATCGTGTTTCTCTGTGTGAAGCCACACCTGATGGATGTTGTTGGTGGCGAGATTCAGCCGCAGTTGACAACCAACCATCTTGTCATCAGCGTCGCAGCGGCTGTCAAGATTTCTCACCTAGTCGCT ATGCTCCGCGTGCCATGCCGAGTGGTTCGGTGCATGCCGAACACGTGCGTGACAGTGGGTGCAGGTGTGTGCGCCATCAGTCGCGGCCCTGGTGTGGATGCGGACGATGTTGCGCTGATCACCAACTTGCTGGGTAGCATCGGCATGTGCGAGGAAGTCTCGGAAAGCATCATGGACGCTGTTTGTGGACTCAGCGGTTCAGGCCCTGCCTAT GTATGCCTGGCAATCCAGGGAATGGCGGATGGAGCAGTCAAGATGGGCATGCCGAGACAGCTAGCACTCAAGTTTGCTGCACAAACCATTATG GGTGCCGGCAAGATGGCTCTCGACAGTGGCTACCACCCGGAGGAGCTCAAGGACAACGTTTGCTCACCAGGGGGAACCACGGCCTACGGTCTATCGGCCCTGGAGAGTCGCTGCGTGCGTGCCGCCTTTGCCGAGGCTGTCGAGGCTGCCACACGCCGTGCTCAGGAGTTGGGACACAAGGTCGAAAGCAAAGGCACTTCCTCGAACTGA